A window of Streptomyces profundus genomic DNA:
GCCGGCGTTGACGACGTCCTGGGCGCGTTTGGCGAAGGCGCGGGCCATCGTCCCGCTGAGCCGGACGCGCAGCATCGGGGGGCCGTTCTCGTCGTCCCGCAGCAGTCGCTCCTCGGCCTCGGCGAACTCCTCCTCGGACTCCGCCTCCAGCTCGACCAGCGCCTGCGCCTCGACGATCATGCGCTCGGCCTCCCCGTCCCAGGCCAGCGCCATGGTGCCGACGCGGAACTCCTCGTCGACCGGGGAGTTCAGCGGGGCGGTGTCGGTCAGCTCCGACGGCGCCACGGCGGGGACCGAGGTGTTGCCGCCCGACCGCCTGACCACCTCGTCCAGCAGCTCGTCTATGCGCTCGGCGAGCGCCTCCACCTGTGCCTTCTCCAGAGCGACACTGGTGGTGCGGCCTGCCGCCGACGCCTGCAGGAAGAAGGTACGGCGGCCAGGCAACCCGACAGTCCCGGCGACAAAGCGTTCGGGAGGGTCGTAGAGGAAGACCTGACGGGACACGTACTGCTCCGGGGGATTGATTGCTGGGACACGAGCACCCTACTGCGCTTGGCGATCACTCCGCCTAGGCACCGCCGCCCACCGGGGTCTCGGTGGACTCGGCGGCCTCCCTGGCGGCGGCCTCGGTGCGCGGCACGAACTCGCCGAGGTCCCCCGTGTCGCCGAAGCGCAGCAGCAGCGGGGGTTCCGCGTAGCGGATCGCGGTGACCGAGGCGGGGTGCGGCAACAGCCGCTGGAACAGGTCGAGATGCAGGCCGAGGGCGTCGGCGGCGATGGCCTTGATGTTGTCCCCATGGGTGCACATCAGCCAGATCGCGTCCGGGCCGTGCTCCTCGCGCACCCGGGCGTCCCAGTCCCTGACGGCGTCCACCACGCGGGCCTGCACGGCCCGCAGCGACTCCCCGTCGGGGAAGACCACGGCCGACGGCTGGACGCGGACCGTCCGCATCAGAGGGCTTTCGGCCAACTCCTTGAGCGGCTGGTTGGTCCACTGCCCGTAGTCGCACTCCGTGACCCGCTCGTCCTCATGGAGGGGCAGCTCGGGGCGGGCCTCGGCGAGCGGCGCCACCGTGCGCGCGCAGCGCAGCAGCGGACTGTGCACGACCAGCGCCAGCGGGACCCCGGCCAGGCGCCCGGGCAGCGCCTCGGCCTGCTCCTGGCCGTAGGAGTCCAGATCGACCCCGGGGGTGCGGCCGGCGAGCAGGCCGGCGGAGTTGGCGGTGGTCCGGCCGTGCCGGAGAAGCAGCAGCGTGGGCATGCCGACCAGACTAGAGCAGCCGCGCGCGGCGGCGCGGCGGCCCCGGGGGAGGTAATCCCCTCGGGGGGCGCGGTGTTGAACCGGCCCGCCGCGCCCCCCGGAGCCGCCGCGCCCGCACGGGCGTGGGTCTCAGGCGAGGCCGGCGCGCTCCAGCGCGGTCACGCCGGCGCGCAGCGAGGCGATGCGCTCCTCCAGCGTCAGCCCGGCGGGCGCCAACGAGAGGGTGGTGACGCCGGCCTCGGCGAAGGCCCGCATCCGGTCGGCGATCCGCTCCACCGGGCCGATCAGGGTGGTTGCGTCGATCAACTCGTGCGGAACGGCCGCCGCGGCGCCCGCCTTGTCCCCGCCGAGATAGCGCTCCTGGATCTCGTCGGCCGCCTGCTCGAAGCCCATCCGGTGCGCCAGCCGGTGGTAGAAGTTCTGCTTGCGGCTGCCCATCCCGCCCACGTACAGAGCGGTATACGGGCGGAAGTGGTCGGCGAGCGCCGTGAGATCGTCACCGACGGCCAGCGGAACGGTCGGTACCAGATCGAACCCGTCCAACGTCTGACCGTTCCTGGCGCGCCCGGCCCGCAGCGGCTTGAGCGCGGTCTCCTCCGCGTGCTCGGGGGAGAAGAAGACCAGCAGCGCGCCGTCGGCGATCTCCCCCGTCTGCTCCAGGTTCTTGGGGCCGATCGCGGCGATGTACACCGGGATCCGCTCCCTGATCGGGTGCACGGTGAGCTTGATGGGCTTCCCCTGGCCCTCGGGCAGCGGCAGCGTCCAGTGCTCGCCCTGGTGCGTGAGCCGCTCCCGGGACAGCGCCTTGCGGACGATCTCCACATACTCCCTGGTGCGTGCCAACGGCTTGTCGAACCGGACGCCGTACCACCCCTCCGAGACCTGGGGCCCCGAGACGCCGATACCGAGACGGAACCGCCCGCCGGAGAGGCTGTCCAGCGTGGCGGCCGTCATCGCCGTCATCGCCGGGGTGCGCGCGGGGATCTGCAGGAT
This region includes:
- a CDS encoding DUF3090 domain-containing protein — its product is MSRQVFLYDPPERFVAGTVGLPGRRTFFLQASAAGRTTSVALEKAQVEALAERIDELLDEVVRRSGGNTSVPAVAPSELTDTAPLNSPVDEEFRVGTMALAWDGEAERMIVEAQALVELEAESEEEFAEAEERLLRDDENGPPMLRVRLSGTMARAFAKRAQDVVNAGRPPCPLCSLPLDPEGHVCPRQNGYRRSRA
- a CDS encoding MSMEG_4193 family putative phosphomutase yields the protein MPTLLLLRHGRTTANSAGLLAGRTPGVDLDSYGQEQAEALPGRLAGVPLALVVHSPLLRCARTVAPLAEARPELPLHEDERVTECDYGQWTNQPLKELAESPLMRTVRVQPSAVVFPDGESLRAVQARVVDAVRDWDARVREEHGPDAIWLMCTHGDNIKAIAADALGLHLDLFQRLLPHPASVTAIRYAEPPLLLRFGDTGDLGEFVPRTEAAAREAAESTETPVGGGA
- a CDS encoding LLM class F420-dependent oxidoreductase: MRLGINLGYWGAGMDADNLAVAQEADRLGYAVCWAAEAYGSDAPSVLSWVAAQTERIDVGSGILQIPARTPAMTAMTAATLDSLSGGRFRLGIGVSGPQVSEGWYGVRFDKPLARTREYVEIVRKALSRERLTHQGEHWTLPLPEGQGKPIKLTVHPIRERIPVYIAAIGPKNLEQTGEIADGALLVFFSPEHAEETALKPLRAGRARNGQTLDGFDLVPTVPLAVGDDLTALADHFRPYTALYVGGMGSRKQNFYHRLAHRMGFEQAADEIQERYLGGDKAGAAAAVPHELIDATTLIGPVERIADRMRAFAEAGVTTLSLAPAGLTLEERIASLRAGVTALERAGLA